CCGGCAAAGGCAGGCCGGCCGCGGAGTACGCACCCGCGCGTCACTCGATGGCTGACCTGTGGCCGCCCGATTCGCTGGTCATCGTGCCCGAAGGCGTGCACGTGGAGCCGGAGCTGCGGCGCACGTGGGACGAGGCGGCGCACCATCTCGAACTCGCGCGCCGGCGCGGCGAGGACGTGGCCGCGCGCGACGAGCTGTTGCAGCCGCCCGAAGTGGCCGCGGCGGCGCTGCGCCGTTTCGCGGCCCTGGCCATCGTGCCGCCCGAGGGGGACGCTGGCCTGGCCTTTCCGCTGCGGCCGCCCGAGCCGATCGAACGCGACATGGCGCGCCTGCGCGCGGTCGTGGCCGATGGCACGCCGACGGTCATCCTGTGCGACAACGCGGGGCAGGCGGAACGCCTTGAGGAATTGCTGGCGCCAAAGGGACGCGAGGCGCTCCCGGCCCTCTCGATCGGCGTGCTCGGCGGCGGCTTCGTCATACCGCCGCGGGGCGCGCCCGACGGCCTGCGCGTCCTTACCGACCACGAGATCTTCCGGCGCGACCGTCGCATACGCCGCGCCCGCAAGTACGCGGCCGGTACCGCGCTCGAACTCGTCGGCGCGCTCAAGCCCGGCGACTTCGTGGTGCACCTCGAGCACGGGGTCGGCATCTACCGCGGGATGGAGACGATCTTCGTCGGCGAGAGCACCATCGAGGTGATCGTCATCGAGTACGAGGGCGGCGACCGGCTGAACGTGCCGCTCTATCGCATCGACCAGGTGGAGCGCTTCCGGCACGCGACCGACCTGTCGGAGGACGCGCCGCCGCCGCGCCTCCACCGGCTGGGCGGCAAGAAGTGGGCGCAACAGCGCGACAAGACGCGCGCCGCTATTCATGAGATGACGCATGAGTTGCTTGAGCTCTACGCGCGGCGCCACGTGGCGCACCGTCCGCCGCACAACCCCGACGGCGCGTGGCAGAAGCAGCTGGAGAGTTCGTTCCTCTTCGAGGACACGCCCGATCAGCTGCGCGCCACGCAGGACGTGAAGCGCGACATGGAAGCGGCGCGCCCCATGGATCGCCTGCTGGTGGGCGATGTCGGGTACGGCAAGACCGAGATCGCCGTGCGGGCCGCCTTCAAGGCCGTGCAGAGCGGGCGGCAGGTGGCCGTGCTCGTCCCAACGACGATCCTCGCCGAGCAGCACGCGCGCACCTTCGGCGAGCGTCTCGCCGACTTTCCGGTGAAGATCGCGGTGCTCTCCCGTTTCCAGACCGTGAAGGCGCAGAAGGCCGAGCTCGCGGAGCTGAAGGCGGGCACGGTGGACATCGTCATCGGCACGCACCGCCTTCTCTCGCCCGATGTGGAGTTTCGCCAGCTCGGGCTCATCATCGTGGACGAGGAGCACCGCTTCGGGGTGAAGCACAAGGAGCGCCTGAAGCAGCTCAAGCTGGAGACCGACGTCCTGACGCTCACGGCGACGCCGATCCCGCGCACGCTGCACCAGGCGCTCGCCGGCCTGCGCGACCTCACGCTCATGCAGACGCCTCCCCGCGACCGCTCCCCGGTGCTGACCTTCCTCGAGCCGTGGGACGACGGGCTGCTGGAGGAAGGGATCGCGCGCGAGCTCGACCGCGGCGGGCAGGTGTTCGTGGTGCACAATCGCATCGAGACCATCGAAGCGGTGGCCGACCACCTGCGCCGCATCGTGCCCCGCGGCCGCATCGAGGTGGGGCACGGCCAGATGCGCGAGCGCGACCTCGAGCAGGTGATGGCGCGCTTCGTCCGCGGCGAGATCGACGTGCTGGTGAGCACGATGATCGTCGAGAGCGGCCTCGACGTGCCCAACGCGAACACGATGTTCGTCAGCCGCGCCGACCGGTTCGGCCTCGCCCAGCTGTACCAGCTGCGCGGCCGGGTGGGGCGGTCGCACCGTCGGGCCTACTGCTACCTGCTCGTCCCCGACACCCAGGTCGATCTCGACGCCGAGCGCCGGCTCAAGGTGCTGGAGCATCACACCGAGCTCGGCGCGGGCTATCATGTCGCCCTCAAGGACCTCGAACTGCGCGGCGCCGGCAATCTGCTCGGCCCGGAGCAGTCGGGGTTCGTGCACGCCGTGGGTTTCGACCTGTACCTGCGGATGCTCGAGGAGACGGTCCAGCGCCTGCAGCGCGGCGCCGCCGCCGCCCCGCCGCCCCCGGCCGATGTCTCCATGGACATCCCCTGCTTCCTCCCCGACGACTTCATCGCCTCGGCCGACGCGAAGCTCGACCTGTACCGGCGACTGGCCGCCGCGCCGACGGTGGAAGCCATTGAAACCATCCGGGACGAGGTGCGCGACCGGTTCGGGCCGCTCCCGGCGCCGGCGGTCGCCTACGTCGCCTCCGTCCAGTTGCGCTTGGTGGGCGGCCGGCTCGGCATTGAGGGCATCCTGGTGCGCGGCGGGGAGGCGCGTGTTAACTTTCGGGGCGATGCGTTGCCGCGCATGAAGCCCCTGGCCACCGCCTTCCGGGACGTCCAGTTCCAGGTGGATGTCCGGCGAGTGCAGCCCCTCTCGTTGAAGCTGACGCGTCTGGGCGTTGCCACGATGCTCGAGGGGCTGGTGCGCGCGCTGCGAACAATTACGACCGAGCCGAAGTAACACTTCCCTTACGGGACTGCCTGCCGCCGGCGCCTTCGCCGGGCGGCCGGGCAATGCCCGCCTTCCCATCTCTCGATGAAGCGCAACGTCATCCTCGCCACCACCCTGGCCGCTACCCTTGGCATCGCCGCGTGCGACGGGTTCAAGGAAGCGCTGACCGCCCACGTGGACGTGGTCGCCCGCGCCGGCACGCAGGAACTGTCGGTCAACCGCCTCGCCGACCTGCTCGGCAACGCCAAGGTTCCGCTGCGCAAGGATGTCGCCAACGCCGTGGCCGACATCTGGATCTCGTACCAGCTGCTCGGCTACGCCGCCGCGCACGACGACACGCTGCACGACGCGAAGGTCGCCGACGACGCCATGTGGTCGATGATCGCGCAGGAGAAGTCGAAGGCGTTCTACGACAAGATCTCCAAGGACTGGAACAAGGTCGACAGCGCCTCGCTGCCGGCCAAGTACGCGGCCGGCGAGATGTTCGCGGCGCGCCATATCCTGCTCATGTCGCCCCGCCAGGGCATGACCCAGAAGTCGCGCGACTCGGTGCGCGCGGAGCTCGAGAAGATCCGCAAGACGGTCACCGCGGCGAACTTCGCCGACGTGGCCAAGGCCAAGTCGCAGGACGGCTCCAAGGCCAACGGCGGCGCGCTCGGTGTCTTCCCGCCGGGGGCGATGGTGCCGGAGTTCGAGAACGCGGTGAAGGCGCTGAAGCCGGGCGAAGTGTCGGGCATCGTCGAATCGCAGTTCGGCTTCCACCTCATCAAGCGCCAGACCTACGACGAAGTGTCCAAGGAGTTCGCGCAGGCGTACGGCCAGATTGCCACGCAGAAGGCCGAGAGCGTCTACATGGCGGCAATGGAGAAGGGAGCCGACCTGCAGGTGAAGTCGGGGGCGTCGAAGACGGTGAAGGAAGTCGCGCAGGACGTGGATTCGCACCGCGAGGACAAGGCGACGCTGGTCACGTGGAAGGGCGGCAGCCTGACGGCCGCGCGCCTGGTGCAGTGGATGGCCGCGATGCCGCCGCAGGCCCGCATTCGGGAGCAGCTGATGTCGGCGCCCGACACGGCGATCCCGTACTTCCTCAAGCAGATCGCGCGCAACGAACTCGTGCTGCACGCCGCGGACAGCGCCAAGACGGTCCCGGATTCGGCCGCCGTGGGCAACATCCGCGGCATGTTCTTCGGGCAGGTGGCGGGCGCGATGTCGGAACTCAAGGTCTCGCCGTTCTTCCTGAAGGACTCGGCCAAGACCGTCTCGGAGAAGGAGCGGCTTGCCGCGTCGCGCATCGATGCGTACTTCGACCTCCTCCTCGCCGAGAAGGCGCAGTTCGTGAACGTGCCGGAGCCGGTGGCCTCGGCGCTGCGCAAGAAGTACGAGTCCCGCATCGTGGTGGCGGGGATCGAGCGCGCGCTCGAGCGTGCCGCGAAGATCCGCCAGGTGAGCGACTCGACCCGGGCCGCCCAGCAGCCGCCGTCGGCGGTGCCGATGCCCGGCGCCGAACCGGCTGCGCCCAAGCCGGCCGCGCCCACGCCGGCCGCGCCCAAGCCGGCTGAACCCGCCAAGAAGCCGTAAGTGAACCTCCGGGCTTTCTTTCAAGTGGCGCTGCTGGGTGGCGCCGTCGCCCTCCCCCTCCGGGGGCAGGGCGTCAGCGCCGCGCCGCGCGAGTTCCCTGTCGATCGCGTCGTCGCGGTGGTGGGCACCAAGCCCATCATGTGGAGCGAGGTGCAGGAGTTCATCAACTACCAGCGCCAGCAGGGGGCGCAGGTCCCCACCGACTCGGCATCGTTCGTCGCGTTCGCGCGCTCGATCATCAGCGACCTCGTGGACCAGGAAGTGCTGATCGCCACCGCCAAGGGATACAAGATCGCGGTGACGGACGCCGAGGTGCTGCAGCAGGTCGAAGGCGAGATGAAGAAGATCCGCGACCAGTTCAAGACCGAGCAGGAGTACCGCGACGCGCTGAAGGGCGAAGGGTTCGGTACGGTCGAGGAACTGCGCCGGATTCGCGTGGACCGTGCCAAGCGCGAGCTCTTCCAGCAGCGCGCCATCGACTCGCTGAAGGCCAAGGGGCGCATGCCGTCGGTCGCCATCTCCGAGGCCGAAATCACCGAGGCGTTCGCGCATGCCAAGGACCGCCTGCCCAAGCGGCCCGCCACGGTCACGTTCCGCCAGATCATCGTGAGTCCGAAGCCCTCGGCCGCCAGCCGCAAGGCGACGCTGGCGAAGATGGATTCGTTGCGGGCCGAGATCGCCAAGGGGACGGAGTTCGAGGTGGTCGCCAAGCGCGAGTCGCAGGATCCGGGCTCCAAGGAGCTGGGCGGCGACCTCGGCTGGGCGCGGCGCGGGATGATGGTGCCCGCCTTCGACCAGATGATGTTCTCCCTCAACCCGAACGTCGTCAGCCCGACGGTGGAGACGGTGTACGGCGCCCACATCATCCGCGTCGATCGCATACGGCCGGCCGAGGTGAAGGCGCGCCACATCCTGCTGCGCTGGAGCATGGACTCCAGTGACGTGGCGCGCGCGAAGCTCGAGGCCGATTCGGTGCTGGCCGCCTGGAGGAAAGGCGCGTCGTACGATTCGCTCGTCACCAAGCATCACGACGAGGCGGAGTTGCGCCTGATGGCCGATCCGTTCCCGCGCGACTCGCTGCTGCCGGAGTACCGCCAGGCGATGAAGGACAAAAAGGCCGGCGAATTCGTCGGACCGTTCCTGATCCCGAATCCGCAGAATGGCCTCAGCAAGGTGGTTGTGCTGCAGCTGACGTCGGCCGAGGACGGCGGTGAGATGAAGCTCACGGATGTGCGGGAGCGCATCCGCGCCCAGCTGGTGCAGGAGAAGACGGCGCGCCGCATTCTCGACCAGCTGCGCAAAGAGATGTACGTCTCCATCCGAATGTGACGCTGCCGACGCTGGCCATCACGCTGGGCGACCCGCGCGGTATCGGCGCGGAGATCGTGCGCAAGGCGCTCGCCGACCCCCGGGTGGCGGGCGCTTGCCGTTGGGTGGTGGTGGGGCCGTCAGGACTCGACTGCCCGGTCGATGACGTGATCGGCGAGTGGCATCCGCGGCAGAGCGACGCCAACGCCGGGCGGCTGGCGGGAAAGGCCATCGCGCGCGGCGTGGCGCTGTGCCAGGCGCGCGCAACGGATGCGCTGGTGACGGCGCCCATCGACAAACGCGCGCTGCTCGCCGGCGGCTATGCGTACCCCGGCCACACCGAGATGCTGGCCGCACTCACCGGGCGCGACGTGGCGATGATGCTGGCCAGCGATCGGCTGCGCGTGGTGCTCGCCACGACCCACGTGCCGCTGCGCGACGTTCCGTCGCTGCTGACGGCCGAGGTGATTGCGCGGACGGCGCGCGTGACGCGCGAGGGCTTGCGCTCGGCGTTCGGGATCGCGGCGCCGCGCATCGCGCTCTGCGCGCTGAACCCGCACGCCGGCGACGGCGGGCGCTTCGGCCGGGAGGACACCGACCTGCTGGGTCCGGCCGCGACGGCCAATGACCTGATGGGCCCGTTCCCCGCCGACACCGTCTTCGTCCGCGCGATGCGCGGTGAGTTCGACGCCGTGATCGCGCCGTACCACGATGTGGGGATGACGGCCATCAAGGTCGCCTCATTCGGGTCGGCGGTGAACGTCACGCTCGGGCTGCCGTTCCCGCGCACCTCGCCCGACCACGGCACCGCGCTCGACATCGCGGGGCAGGACAAGGCCGATCCGTCGTCGATGATCGAGGCCATCCTGCTCGCGGCGCGGCTCGCACGGCAGTAGCCGGCAAGCGCCGCTACTCGCGCGTCATCTCCAGGATCGCGATCCGCCGCCCGTCCATTTCGCGCACGGTCCACGTGGCGCCACCGCCGCTGACCTTGTCGCCCACCTGCGGCAGCCGCCCGAGCAGGCCGAAGACGAAGCCGCCCACCGTGGTGTAGTCGTCGTCCGGCACCTGCAGTCCGTGCTGCGCATTGACGTCGCCGATCTCCGCCTGCCCGGGCACCAGCGTCTCGCCCGACGCCGCGCGCTGCGTCGTCGCGATGCCCTCGTCGTGCTCGTCGAGGATCTCGCCCACCAGCTCCTCGAGCAGGTCCTCCATCGTCACGAGCCCCGCGGTGCCGCCGTACTCGTCGAGCACGATGGCCAGGTGCTCCTTGAGCCGCTTGAAGTCGGCGAGCACCTCCTCGACCTCGCGCGACCCCGGCACGGCGTGGACGTCGCGCATGACGCTCGCCAGCGAGAAGGTCGCGGGGCGGTGCCGCAGC
This Gemmatimonadaceae bacterium DNA region includes the following protein-coding sequences:
- the mfd gene encoding transcription-repair coupling factor gives rise to the protein MPLPLLLDRFTALPQFQSLRAQMPRPGEPLAVTGLAGSGDALLVAALAHDAPNRLHIVIADQVPEAERWLADLEALLGEGMVALYPSREGFGEVEPHAEVAGERVETLERLNRGQVRILVTTLRATQERTRLPQALAESRLELARGASWRLEDLADHLARIGFERVEMVEDVAQFSVRGGIVDAYGFGMPAPVRLEFWGDELVELREFDLSSQRTTRSVERAVVLPVDVVPDARRDADAELDADARLDALPASASTPRSGKGRPAAEYAPARHSMADLWPPDSLVIVPEGVHVEPELRRTWDEAAHHLELARRRGEDVAARDELLQPPEVAAAALRRFAALAIVPPEGDAGLAFPLRPPEPIERDMARLRAVVADGTPTVILCDNAGQAERLEELLAPKGREALPALSIGVLGGGFVIPPRGAPDGLRVLTDHEIFRRDRRIRRARKYAAGTALELVGALKPGDFVVHLEHGVGIYRGMETIFVGESTIEVIVIEYEGGDRLNVPLYRIDQVERFRHATDLSEDAPPPRLHRLGGKKWAQQRDKTRAAIHEMTHELLELYARRHVAHRPPHNPDGAWQKQLESSFLFEDTPDQLRATQDVKRDMEAARPMDRLLVGDVGYGKTEIAVRAAFKAVQSGRQVAVLVPTTILAEQHARTFGERLADFPVKIAVLSRFQTVKAQKAELAELKAGTVDIVIGTHRLLSPDVEFRQLGLIIVDEEHRFGVKHKERLKQLKLETDVLTLTATPIPRTLHQALAGLRDLTLMQTPPRDRSPVLTFLEPWDDGLLEEGIARELDRGGQVFVVHNRIETIEAVADHLRRIVPRGRIEVGHGQMRERDLEQVMARFVRGEIDVLVSTMIVESGLDVPNANTMFVSRADRFGLAQLYQLRGRVGRSHRRAYCYLLVPDTQVDLDAERRLKVLEHHTELGAGYHVALKDLELRGAGNLLGPEQSGFVHAVGFDLYLRMLEETVQRLQRGAAAAPPPPADVSMDIPCFLPDDFIASADAKLDLYRRLAAAPTVEAIETIRDEVRDRFGPLPAPAVAYVASVQLRLVGGRLGIEGILVRGGEARVNFRGDALPRMKPLATAFRDVQFQVDVRRVQPLSLKLTRLGVATMLEGLVRALRTITTEPK
- a CDS encoding peptidylprolyl isomerase — protein: MKRNVILATTLAATLGIAACDGFKEALTAHVDVVARAGTQELSVNRLADLLGNAKVPLRKDVANAVADIWISYQLLGYAAAHDDTLHDAKVADDAMWSMIAQEKSKAFYDKISKDWNKVDSASLPAKYAAGEMFAARHILLMSPRQGMTQKSRDSVRAELEKIRKTVTAANFADVAKAKSQDGSKANGGALGVFPPGAMVPEFENAVKALKPGEVSGIVESQFGFHLIKRQTYDEVSKEFAQAYGQIATQKAESVYMAAMEKGADLQVKSGASKTVKEVAQDVDSHREDKATLVTWKGGSLTAARLVQWMAAMPPQARIREQLMSAPDTAIPYFLKQIARNELVLHAADSAKTVPDSAAVGNIRGMFFGQVAGAMSELKVSPFFLKDSAKTVSEKERLAASRIDAYFDLLLAEKAQFVNVPEPVASALRKKYESRIVVAGIERALERAAKIRQVSDSTRAAQQPPSAVPMPGAEPAAPKPAAPTPAAPKPAEPAKKP
- a CDS encoding peptidylprolyl isomerase, which codes for MNLRAFFQVALLGGAVALPLRGQGVSAAPREFPVDRVVAVVGTKPIMWSEVQEFINYQRQQGAQVPTDSASFVAFARSIISDLVDQEVLIATAKGYKIAVTDAEVLQQVEGEMKKIRDQFKTEQEYRDALKGEGFGTVEELRRIRVDRAKRELFQQRAIDSLKAKGRMPSVAISEAEITEAFAHAKDRLPKRPATVTFRQIIVSPKPSAASRKATLAKMDSLRAEIAKGTEFEVVAKRESQDPGSKELGGDLGWARRGMMVPAFDQMMFSLNPNVVSPTVETVYGAHIIRVDRIRPAEVKARHILLRWSMDSSDVARAKLEADSVLAAWRKGASYDSLVTKHHDEAELRLMADPFPRDSLLPEYRQAMKDKKAGEFVGPFLIPNPQNGLSKVVVLQLTSAEDGGEMKLTDVRERIRAQLVQEKTARRILDQLRKEMYVSIRM
- the pdxA gene encoding 4-hydroxythreonine-4-phosphate dehydrogenase PdxA yields the protein MTLPTLAITLGDPRGIGAEIVRKALADPRVAGACRWVVVGPSGLDCPVDDVIGEWHPRQSDANAGRLAGKAIARGVALCQARATDALVTAPIDKRALLAGGYAYPGHTEMLAALTGRDVAMMLASDRLRVVLATTHVPLRDVPSLLTAEVIARTARVTREGLRSAFGIAAPRIALCALNPHAGDGGRFGREDTDLLGPAATANDLMGPFPADTVFVRAMRGEFDAVIAPYHDVGMTAIKVASFGSAVNVTLGLPFPRTSPDHGTALDIAGQDKADPSSMIEAILLAARLARQ